Proteins from a single region of Plasmodium brasilianum strain Bolivian I chromosome 13, whole genome shotgun sequence:
- a CDS encoding ER membrane protein complex subunit 4, whose protein sequence is MNRWDFNLRKYNDNNEKLTEPFGYNFEDDVRAAYGNGDSYLKTEKNINCLNKLNKNENNKSNISVYSEKILEKKAWGVCLNAFKGLIMNIFVMYMSGGASGIFGIIFIIYSIYNILKSLLNINDAFKSVESNTNQSFWLQKVCFALINFLVLLYIMNVCSNSGLLPIRSADYFYFLPHQKVKQKVMGNLF, encoded by the coding sequence ATGAATCGATGGGACTTCAACTTAAGGAAGTATAATGATAACAATGAAAAGTTAACAGAACCTTTTGGCTATAATTTTGAGGATGATGTAAGAGCTGCGTATGGGAATGGAGAtagttatttaaaaacagaaaagaatataaactgtttaaacaaattaaataaaaatgagaacAATAAATCGAATATATCAGTTTATAGTGAAAAaattcttgaaaaaaaagcatgGGGTGTTTGTCTTAATGCATTTAAAGGACtcataatgaatatatttgttatgtATATGTCCGGTGGCGCTTCAGGTATTTTtggtataatttttattatttactcaatatataatattttaaaatcttTGCTTAATATTAATGATGCATTTAAAAGTGTGGAAAGTAATACTAATCAAAGTTTTTGGCTACAAAAAGTTTGTTTTGctcttattaattttttagttttactTTACATTATGAATGTTTGTTCAAATAGTGGCTTATTACCCATAAGATCTGcagattatttttattttttacctcACCAGAAAGTTAAACAGAAAGTCATGGGGAATCTTTTTTAA